The Bacillota bacterium LX-D genome has a window encoding:
- the speD gene encoding adenosylmethionine decarboxylase, with protein sequence MKIEQLGRHILAEFYNCDELILNDHALIEKYMKEAAIEANATIVQSVFHMFNPWGVSGAVIIQESHLTIHTWPEYGYAAVDLFTCGESVDPWIAFDYLSKALAAEKTETYEISRGNVDKINAHAGNKFKNITFKPQACEVK encoded by the coding sequence ATGAAAATAGAACAACTTGGCAGACATATTTTAGCAGAATTTTATAATTGCGATGAGCTAATTCTAAATGACCATGCTTTAATCGAAAAATATATGAAAGAAGCTGCTATTGAAGCAAACGCAACAATAGTTCAAAGCGTTTTTCATATGTTTAACCCATGGGGAGTTAGCGGTGCAGTTATTATTCAGGAATCTCATCTCACAATCCATACTTGGCCTGAATATGGTTACGCTGCCGTGGACTTATTTACTTGCGGAGAAAGCGTAGATCCTTGGATTGCATTCGACTATTTAAGTAAAGCTCTCGCTGCTGAAAAAACTGAAACCTATGAAATTTCACGAGGCAACGTAGACAAAATCAATGCCCACGCTGGGAATAAATTTAAAAATATTACTTTTAAACCGCAGGCTTGCGAAGTTAAATAA
- the speE gene encoding polyamine aminopropyltransferase, which produces MELWYTENHSSTVRFSMKVKQQIFSQTSPFQKIDILDTYEFGKVLVIDGLVMLTEKDEFVYHEMIVHVPMAVNPDIKKVLVIGGGDGGTVRELTRYPSIEKIDMVEIDEIVVRACQEHLPSTASKLEDPRVNLYFEDGIKFVQGKESIYDLVIVDSTDPIGPGEGLFTKEFYQNCYNILTKDGILVNQNESPFYSDTIKEMQRATSKRKAIFPICEVYQMSIPTYPSGLWMFGFAGKTKHPIKDLQTEKWLKFKLLTKYYNPELHVGSFALPNYVRELLSNGEK; this is translated from the coding sequence TTGGAGCTTTGGTATACGGAAAATCACTCTTCTACTGTACGATTTTCAATGAAAGTTAAGCAACAAATTTTTTCTCAGACAAGTCCTTTTCAAAAAATTGATATACTTGATACCTATGAATTTGGCAAAGTTCTGGTTATTGATGGGTTAGTGATGTTAACTGAAAAAGATGAGTTTGTCTATCACGAAATGATAGTCCATGTCCCCATGGCTGTTAACCCTGACATCAAAAAAGTACTTGTAATTGGCGGAGGAGACGGAGGAACTGTCAGGGAACTTACTAGATACCCATCAATTGAAAAAATTGATATGGTGGAAATTGATGAAATAGTCGTCCGTGCTTGTCAGGAACATTTGCCATCAACAGCAAGTAAATTGGAAGATCCAAGAGTTAATCTTTATTTTGAAGATGGGATTAAATTTGTTCAAGGTAAGGAAAGTATTTATGATTTAGTTATTGTAGATTCTACCGATCCCATTGGACCTGGCGAAGGACTTTTTACAAAGGAATTTTATCAAAATTGCTATAACATTTTAACAAAAGATGGAATCTTAGTTAATCAAAATGAAAGCCCCTTTTATAGCGATACAATTAAAGAAATGCAAAGAGCTACAAGCAAAAGAAAAGCTATTTTCCCTATTTGTGAGGTTTACCAAATGTCAATCCCAACCTACCCTTCCGGTCTATGGATGTTTGGATTTGCAGGAAAAACCAAACACCCCATCAAGGATCTGCAAACGGAAAAATGGTTGAAATTTAAACTATTAACAAAGTATTATAACCCGGAGCTTCACGTAGGATCTTTTGCTCTGCCAAATTATGTTAGGGAACTATTGTCTAATGGTGAAAAATAA
- the speB gene encoding agmatinase encodes MVKNKIEFNFLGFNHSFAEANLILFGAPFDGTASFRPGSRFGPNAIRSYSEGLETYSPYFDQDLSDYYLCDLGDLPFQTGDAEKYLQLIENQAREIFAANKKPLMLGGEHLVTLPAIKAAKEKYPNLRLLHFDAHTDLRNDYLGEKYSHATVIRRCWEILGDHNIYQYGIRSGEKAEFDWAKKHTYLTPFTTQGVEKISSVLKDCPVYITLDLDILDPSVFPGTGTPEPGGITFNELIHVILKLKELNIVGADINELAPHYDLSGVSTMVACKMVRELTLAMLHS; translated from the coding sequence ATGGTGAAAAATAAAATAGAGTTTAATTTTTTAGGCTTTAATCATAGTTTTGCAGAAGCAAATTTAATTTTATTTGGAGCTCCTTTTGACGGCACTGCATCTTTCCGCCCGGGATCGAGATTTGGCCCTAACGCTATTAGAAGTTACTCCGAAGGCCTGGAAACTTATAGTCCTTATTTCGATCAGGATTTAAGTGATTATTATTTATGCGACCTTGGGGATCTTCCTTTTCAAACGGGTGATGCTGAAAAATATTTACAGCTAATTGAAAATCAAGCTCGCGAGATATTTGCTGCTAATAAAAAGCCGTTGATGCTAGGAGGAGAGCATTTAGTCACACTTCCTGCAATAAAGGCTGCTAAAGAAAAGTATCCAAATCTTCGTCTGCTTCATTTTGACGCACATACTGATTTAAGAAACGATTATTTAGGGGAAAAATATTCCCATGCTACCGTTATTAGAAGGTGTTGGGAAATACTTGGAGATCATAATATCTACCAATATGGCATCCGTTCAGGGGAAAAAGCAGAATTTGATTGGGCCAAAAAACATACGTATTTAACGCCATTTACAACACAAGGTGTTGAAAAAATTTCATCTGTGCTCAAGGATTGTCCTGTCTACATTACTCTAGACTTAGACATTCTTGATCCTTCGGTTTTCCCTGGTACGGGAACACCTGAACCTGGAGGTATTACTTTTAACGAACTTATCCATGTAATTCTCAAGTTAAAAGAATTAAACATTGTAGGTGCGGATATTAATGAACTAGCCCCCCATTACGATCTAAGTGGCGTTTCTACAATGGTGGCTTGTAAAATGGTAAGAGAACTTACTCTAGCAATGTTGCACAGTTAA
- a CDS encoding aminotransferase class V-fold PLP-dependent enzyme — protein MTKTRQEKTPLFDAIKKYHQENVLPFDVPGHKHGAGLHDFASYVGKTVLEIDVNAMECLDNICNPIGVIKEAEDLAAEAFGGKQAFFLVNGTTCGVQAMIMSACQPGDKIIIPRNAHKSATAGLILSGAIPIYLRPEVNNQLGIAMNVTFENVKKTIDQNPDAKAIFLIHPTYYGVVSDLKTIVDYAHQKGILVLVDQAHGAHFRFFQEFPINAVDAGADITVVSMHKTGGSLTQSSLLILNTNKISPDWMKSILNLTQTTSASYLLMVSLDIARKQLAIEGESRFKKILEITRNARERINQLNSYYSFGKELIGTPGVFNFDETKLGIHVTYLGLTGYEVEKILRREFSIQVELADFNNILAIVSLGDSENSLQLLLQALADIERKYSLPKKLPTMQEVPKTPDIIISPREAYYCQKKKVSLEKTVGEISGESVMVYPPGIPIVAPGEKITKDIVDYIKLLKNNHCLLQGPEDTFVDNIKILKQSIN, from the coding sequence ATGACAAAAACACGGCAGGAGAAAACTCCTTTATTTGATGCAATTAAAAAATACCACCAAGAAAATGTCTTGCCTTTTGATGTCCCAGGTCATAAACACGGAGCCGGATTACATGACTTTGCTAGTTATGTTGGAAAAACAGTACTTGAAATTGATGTCAACGCTATGGAATGTTTGGATAATATTTGCAACCCCATTGGGGTCATAAAAGAAGCTGAGGATTTAGCTGCCGAAGCTTTTGGAGGGAAGCAGGCTTTCTTTCTAGTTAACGGCACAACCTGCGGAGTACAAGCTATGATTATGAGTGCTTGTCAGCCTGGAGATAAAATTATTATACCTCGCAATGCACATAAATCGGCTACAGCTGGTCTAATTTTAAGCGGTGCTATACCAATTTATCTTAGACCTGAAGTTAATAATCAACTTGGCATCGCCATGAATGTTACATTTGAAAACGTAAAAAAGACTATAGATCAAAACCCAGATGCTAAAGCAATCTTTTTGATACACCCAACATACTACGGAGTTGTATCTGACTTAAAAACTATTGTTGATTATGCACATCAAAAGGGGATTCTTGTCTTAGTAGATCAAGCACACGGGGCCCATTTTAGGTTTTTTCAAGAGTTTCCGATTAATGCTGTAGATGCTGGTGCTGATATAACTGTAGTTAGTATGCATAAAACAGGTGGCTCTTTAACCCAAAGTTCTCTTTTAATTTTAAACACCAATAAAATAAGTCCCGATTGGATGAAATCAATTTTAAATCTTACACAAACAACCAGCGCATCTTATTTATTAATGGTTTCCCTTGATATTGCACGTAAGCAATTAGCTATTGAAGGAGAAAGCCGCTTTAAAAAAATACTGGAAATTACAAGGAATGCAAGGGAAAGAATAAATCAATTAAATAGCTACTACTCTTTTGGCAAAGAACTAATTGGTACCCCTGGGGTTTTTAATTTTGATGAAACAAAACTTGGAATTCATGTAACTTACCTAGGCTTAACAGGCTATGAAGTAGAAAAAATATTACGCCGGGAATTTAGCATTCAAGTTGAACTGGCTGATTTCAACAACATTCTAGCAATTGTATCCTTAGGTGACTCTGAAAATTCTTTGCAGCTGCTGTTGCAAGCACTAGCAGATATTGAAAGGAAATATTCTTTGCCTAAAAAATTACCTACAATGCAAGAAGTACCGAAAACTCCTGATATTATTATTTCTCCAAGGGAAGCATATTATTGCCAAAAAAAGAAAGTTAGCTTGGAAAAAACAGTTGGGGAAATTAGTGGCGAGTCTGTCATGGTTTATCCTCCCGGTATTCCAATTGTGGCTCCCGGTGAAAAAATCACCAAAGATATTGTCGATTATATTAAACTATTAAAAAATAACCATTGCTTATTACAAGGACCAGAAGATACATTTGTTGACAATATTAAAATATTAAAACAAAGTATAAACTAA
- a CDS encoding PH domain-containing protein has product MLNKTQSFEQLRKQLNRREAKELLQILREDEKVKKLVRGLFHQNLAILVVTTRRIIFMYKTFPLGYQIKVFPYHIIQNVRYESGITSAKIKIYTLTENIELENFAKEQLKGISEFISILAGNFV; this is encoded by the coding sequence ATGCTGAATAAAACTCAAAGTTTCGAACAATTACGTAAACAGTTAAATAGAAGAGAAGCAAAGGAACTGCTCCAAATATTAAGAGAGGACGAAAAAGTAAAAAAATTAGTACGAGGTTTATTCCACCAAAATTTAGCTATTCTTGTCGTAACAACAAGAAGAATTATCTTTATGTATAAAACATTTCCTCTTGGATATCAAATTAAAGTCTTTCCCTATCATATTATTCAAAATGTTCGATATGAGTCTGGAATTACATCGGCCAAAATTAAAATATATACTTTAACGGAAAATATTGAGTTAGAAAACTTCGCTAAAGAGCAGCTTAAAGGGATTTCTGAATTTATCAGTATTTTAGCAGGTAATTTTGTTTAA
- a CDS encoding ECF transporter S component: MDLISKNNKPKIHPSVIAAWAALIAVAYMLPVIPLVVTGGYFTVSAAFLPLAGIFFGPFMGALCAAIGSFIGQIIAPQAAWLGLGTFVIGTVNALTAGFISRGKWPYAVGIILIGFGLWYSTAIGRAALVYPFIVYGLGVLTAVVGGIFGSKWLKGNNYRLKLLAIWLIAFTAFIGAAGIGNYLGIIVKQTPAQVYKALVFVTPLERTIFALGSAFIGLPLLAALPKIGIFIEPGSDRQKFI; the protein is encoded by the coding sequence ATGGATTTAATCAGTAAAAATAATAAGCCAAAAATACATCCTTCGGTAATTGCTGCTTGGGCGGCTTTAATTGCAGTAGCTTATATGTTGCCAGTTATTCCATTGGTAGTTACGGGAGGATATTTTACAGTGAGTGCTGCATTTTTGCCTTTAGCAGGGATCTTTTTTGGACCTTTTATGGGGGCTTTATGTGCGGCCATAGGGTCTTTTATTGGGCAAATTATAGCTCCTCAAGCAGCATGGCTGGGGTTGGGCACATTCGTTATTGGTACTGTAAATGCATTGACAGCTGGATTTATATCCCGTGGTAAATGGCCTTACGCAGTAGGAATTATTTTAATTGGTTTTGGTTTATGGTATAGTACTGCTATAGGAAGGGCAGCTTTAGTCTATCCATTTATAGTCTATGGCTTAGGTGTCCTTACAGCTGTTGTTGGAGGTATATTTGGCTCAAAATGGCTAAAGGGAAATAATTACAGGTTAAAATTACTTGCTATTTGGCTAATAGCATTTACAGCATTTATAGGTGCAGCAGGTATTGGTAATTATCTGGGTATCATAGTAAAGCAAACTCCTGCCCAGGTTTACAAGGCATTGGTTTTTGTTACACCCTTGGAAAGAACCATTTTTGCTTTAGGATCAGCTTTTATTGGGCTGCCTTTACTTGCTGCTTTGCCTAAAATTGGAATTTTTATTGAGCCAGGTTCTGATAGGCAAAAGTTTATTTAA
- a CDS encoding ABC transporter ATP-binding protein: protein MGKTAIAIKNLSFAYTPNEFILKDISFDIGEHEFVAIIGENGAGKSTLLKNITGLLKPTSGQILINGKNTKEVPIAKLANEVGYVLQNPDRQLFAQTVWQEVAFGLKNSDLSQVLIKEKVEKALHRVGLNSLAEEFPPSLSKSTRAKVAIAAVLAMEPKIIILDEPTVGQDYKGISQIMDLAAEFYAAGHTVVLVTHQMSLVSEYCERIIALYQGKVLLDTTTRDFFAHIEELKKTKIRPAEITQLGYDLSLKLPLAQVFLSTQELGEELLKLRTQKNMRTGTEG, encoded by the coding sequence ATGGGAAAAACTGCAATTGCCATTAAAAATTTGTCTTTTGCTTACACCCCAAACGAGTTTATCCTAAAGGATATAAGTTTTGACATTGGTGAGCATGAATTTGTTGCAATTATAGGTGAAAATGGTGCAGGAAAATCTACTCTTTTAAAGAATATAACAGGTCTTTTAAAACCTACGTCAGGTCAAATTTTAATTAATGGCAAAAATACAAAGGAGGTGCCTATTGCAAAACTGGCAAATGAAGTTGGGTATGTTCTGCAAAATCCAGATCGACAGCTTTTTGCCCAAACTGTCTGGCAAGAAGTGGCTTTTGGATTAAAAAATTCAGATTTAAGCCAAGTCTTAATTAAAGAAAAAGTAGAGAAAGCTTTACACAGGGTAGGTTTAAATTCTCTGGCGGAAGAGTTTCCCCCATCCTTAAGCAAAAGCACTCGTGCTAAGGTGGCTATTGCTGCAGTATTGGCGATGGAGCCTAAAATAATAATTTTAGATGAACCAACAGTAGGACAAGATTATAAGGGGATAAGTCAGATTATGGATTTGGCAGCCGAATTTTATGCGGCAGGTCACACAGTTGTTCTAGTAACTCATCAAATGTCTTTGGTTAGTGAGTATTGCGAGAGAATTATTGCTTTATATCAAGGAAAGGTTTTACTAGACACCACAACAAGAGATTTTTTTGCTCATATAGAGGAGTTGAAAAAAACTAAAATTAGACCTGCTGAAATAACCCAGCTTGGTTATGACCTGAGTTTAAAACTGCCGTTAGCACAGGTATTTTTAAGTACTCAGGAACTAGGTGAAGAACTTCTTAAACTTAGGACGCAAAAAAATATGCGTACAGGTACGGAAGGTTAA
- a CDS encoding ATP-binding cassette domain-containing protein produces MQSAINIKNLSYAYPRSEHLALDNFNLEIMQGEFLVVIGENGSGKSTLCQCLNGIIPHGRGGSMEGKVMVHGMDTQKTSIIELAKVVGIVLEDPETQIFTTKVRNEVAFALENLRLPVNEIIERVNWALEGVGLQKFEDFHPQDLSGGQKQRLAIASVLAMRPKVIILDEPTSQLDPSAAKDILNLLVDLQKKYCLTIVLATHDLEEVAPMADRVCLLKEGKILSCDVPKKLVTDYQLLVNNWVKPPQVVELMSYLNDRGINLKEKPICRNQAENAIISWLKKGD; encoded by the coding sequence ATGCAGTCAGCAATAAATATAAAAAACTTGTCTTATGCTTATCCGCGTTCAGAACATTTGGCACTTGATAATTTTAATTTGGAAATTATGCAAGGTGAATTTTTAGTAGTAATTGGAGAAAATGGTTCTGGAAAATCAACCCTCTGTCAATGCTTAAATGGAATCATACCTCATGGGCGCGGTGGAAGTATGGAAGGGAAAGTTATGGTTCATGGCATGGATACTCAAAAGACATCCATTATAGAACTTGCGAAGGTGGTAGGTATTGTATTAGAGGACCCTGAAACTCAGATATTTACAACAAAAGTTAGGAATGAGGTTGCTTTTGCGTTAGAAAATTTACGTTTACCGGTTAATGAAATTATAGAGCGCGTAAATTGGGCGCTAGAAGGAGTTGGTTTACAAAAGTTTGAAGACTTCCATCCCCAAGATTTGTCTGGCGGGCAGAAACAACGCTTAGCTATTGCTTCTGTGCTGGCTATGCGCCCGAAAGTAATAATACTAGATGAGCCGACATCTCAATTAGATCCTTCTGCTGCTAAGGATATTTTAAACCTACTTGTTGATCTTCAAAAGAAGTATTGTTTAACTATTGTTTTAGCTACTCATGATTTAGAAGAAGTAGCACCTATGGCAGACCGAGTTTGTTTGCTTAAAGAAGGAAAAATCTTAAGTTGTGATGTTCCTAAAAAGTTAGTTACTGATTATCAATTGCTAGTTAATAATTGGGTTAAGCCACCCCAGGTCGTGGAGTTAATGAGCTATTTAAATGATAGGGGTATTAACTTAAAAGAAAAACCGATTTGTAGGAATCAAGCTGAAAATGCTATTATTAGCTGGCTAAAAAAAGGAGATTAG
- a CDS encoding energy-coupling factor transporter transmembrane component T, giving the protein MNIVAYYSGKSYLHCLDPRIKIIFLFLLTGLVFLSQNFMVLGIIFALALVLWRNAGLPYSILTGYFRFLLGISIFVILAQAIFMGGQVILVKPIIPGFVPLIGGIGSITLEGIIFGLLICLRMFILIFLMPLVTMTTPMNLFALGFVKLGLPYKIAFIATTSLNLIPTLQSDIAAIIEAQKLRGFTVFEQGGILSKIKAYPTLVVPLVIGAMRRAQLMGIAMDTKAFGVSRKRTYIEDLRFTPKDWFSLGVLLLLFCLLSWLSIVL; this is encoded by the coding sequence ATGAATATTGTTGCTTACTACTCTGGTAAATCTTACTTACATTGTCTAGATCCTAGAATTAAAATTATTTTTTTGTTTCTATTAACAGGTTTAGTTTTTCTAAGCCAAAATTTTATGGTTTTGGGAATCATTTTTGCTTTAGCGTTAGTCTTATGGCGTAATGCCGGTTTACCATACTCAATATTGACAGGCTATTTCCGATTTTTACTTGGAATTAGTATTTTTGTTATTTTAGCTCAGGCGATTTTCATGGGCGGACAAGTTATTTTAGTCAAGCCAATTATACCTGGATTTGTTCCTTTAATAGGTGGGATAGGTTCTATAACTCTAGAAGGAATTATATTTGGACTTTTAATTTGTTTAAGAATGTTTATTTTAATATTCCTAATGCCTCTAGTTACTATGACCACACCTATGAACCTATTTGCCCTGGGATTTGTTAAACTTGGTTTACCTTATAAAATTGCTTTTATTGCTACTACATCGTTAAACTTAATTCCCACTTTACAATCAGATATTGCTGCTATAATTGAGGCGCAAAAATTACGGGGTTTTACGGTATTTGAACAGGGCGGGATTTTATCTAAAATAAAAGCATACCCGACTTTGGTTGTTCCTTTAGTAATTGGCGCAATGCGTCGGGCTCAGCTTATGGGTATTGCTATGGATACAAAAGCCTTCGGTGTAAGCCGCAAAAGAACTTATATCGAAGATCTTCGGTTTACTCCCAAAGATTGGTTTAGTCTAGGGGTCTTATTGTTATTATTTTGTCTGTTGAGCTGGTTGAGTATTGTCTTGTAG